From a region of the Actinomadura luzonensis genome:
- a CDS encoding DUF3618 domain-containing protein — translation MGTRPEEVRSEIAATRAELAADVDRLADRTSPARIARRRTDRMRQAARSFRERVMGTPSYAADRTRAGAHHAADTVSHGAHQAAQTVKEGSQQAAESVRHGAQQAAEVVRSAPEQAMRGTQGNPLAAGLIAFGAGLLAAALIPRTQAEEQAVGQLREQVGDVLEPVKEAGRETAQQLGQDAKEVAGQAAQQVRQTASEAAGATADHAREQARQVSEQSRGR, via the coding sequence ATGGGCACGCGACCTGAGGAAGTGAGAAGCGAGATCGCGGCCACGCGCGCGGAGCTCGCCGCCGACGTCGACCGGCTGGCCGACCGGACGAGCCCGGCCCGCATCGCGCGGCGCCGTACCGACCGGATGCGGCAGGCCGCGCGCTCGTTCCGCGAGCGCGTCATGGGCACGCCGTCCTACGCCGCCGACCGGACCCGCGCCGGCGCGCACCACGCCGCCGACACGGTGAGCCACGGCGCCCACCAGGCCGCGCAGACGGTCAAGGAGGGCTCGCAGCAGGCGGCGGAGAGCGTCCGGCACGGCGCCCAGCAGGCCGCCGAGGTCGTGCGGTCCGCGCCGGAGCAGGCGATGCGCGGCACCCAGGGCAACCCGCTGGCCGCCGGCCTGATCGCCTTCGGCGCCGGGCTGCTGGCCGCCGCGCTCATCCCACGCACGCAGGCCGAGGAGCAGGCCGTCGGACAGCTCCGCGAGCAGGTCGGCGACGTGCTGGAGCCGGTCAAGGAGGCCGGGCGCGAGACCGCGCAGCAGCTCGGCCAGGACGCCAAGGAAGTGGCGGGCCAGGCCGCGCAGCAGGTGCGGCAGACCGCCTCCGAGGCGGCCGGCGCCACGGCGGACCACGCGCGCGAGCAGGCCCGCCAGGTCAGCGAGCAGAGCCGCGGCAGGTAA
- a CDS encoding YihY/virulence factor BrkB family protein has translation MAERPTRDLAREPDDRQAPDGPTEMHGHSWLGVLRRTVREFQDDKLTDWAAALTYYAMLSIFPALLAVVSLLGVFGQSVIGPLMESLRPMAPGPAQSILQQVLQALQEHRQAAGIALVISVAVALWSASGYVGAFMRAANVMYEMPEGRPVWKTLPLRLGITTVLVILMAAGAVAVVFTGNLAAYAGRLLGIGDTAITIWNFAKWPVLVLIVIVVLALLYWSAPNVRHPGFRWITPGSALAVVVWILASAAFGFYVANFASYGKTYAAMGGVIVFMIWLWLSNVAVLLGVEFDAELARGRAIDAGQPPQREPYVEPRDTRKMNEDERP, from the coding sequence ATGGCCGAACGCCCCACCCGAGACCTCGCCCGCGAGCCGGACGACCGGCAGGCCCCCGACGGGCCCACCGAGATGCACGGACACTCCTGGCTGGGCGTGCTGCGGCGTACCGTGCGGGAGTTCCAGGACGACAAGCTGACGGACTGGGCGGCCGCGCTGACGTACTACGCGATGCTGTCGATCTTCCCCGCGCTGCTGGCCGTGGTGTCGCTGCTCGGGGTCTTCGGCCAGTCGGTGATCGGCCCGCTCATGGAGAGCCTGCGGCCCATGGCTCCCGGCCCGGCCCAGAGCATCCTGCAGCAGGTGCTGCAGGCGTTGCAGGAGCACCGGCAGGCGGCCGGGATCGCCCTGGTGATCAGCGTCGCCGTGGCGCTCTGGTCCGCCTCCGGGTACGTGGGCGCGTTCATGCGCGCCGCGAACGTCATGTACGAGATGCCCGAGGGCCGTCCGGTGTGGAAGACCCTGCCGCTGCGGCTGGGCATCACGACCGTCCTGGTGATCCTCATGGCCGCCGGCGCGGTCGCCGTCGTCTTCACCGGCAACCTCGCCGCGTACGCCGGGCGGCTGCTCGGCATCGGGGACACGGCTATCACCATCTGGAACTTCGCCAAGTGGCCGGTGCTGGTGCTGATCGTCATCGTCGTGCTGGCGCTGCTGTACTGGTCGGCGCCGAACGTCCGGCACCCCGGCTTCCGGTGGATCACGCCCGGCAGCGCGCTGGCCGTGGTGGTGTGGATCCTGGCCTCGGCCGCGTTCGGGTTCTACGTGGCGAACTTCGCCTCCTACGGCAAGACGTACGCCGCCATGGGCGGGGTGATCGTCTTCATGATCTGGCTGTGGCTGTCGAACGTGGCGGTGCTGCTCGGGGTGGAGTTCGACGCGGAGCTGGCCCGGGGGCGGGCGATCGACGCGGGACAGCCGCCCCAGCGGGAGCCGTACGTGGAGCCGCGCGACACCAGAAAGATGAACGAGGACGAACGCCCCTGA
- a CDS encoding phage holin family protein, which produces MTAHHEEPTLGQLVGEIGEDISKLFRQEVELAKAEIRQEAAKAGKAAGMLGGAGFAGYMAALLLTLAVMFGLGNVMDLGWAALIVAVIWAIAAGVLFVTGRNRMREVNPKPEQTIETLKEDAQWARDLRK; this is translated from the coding sequence GTGACCGCGCACCACGAGGAGCCGACGCTCGGCCAGCTCGTCGGTGAGATCGGCGAGGACATCTCCAAACTGTTCCGCCAGGAGGTGGAGCTGGCCAAGGCCGAGATCCGGCAGGAGGCCGCCAAGGCGGGCAAGGCCGCCGGCATGCTCGGCGGCGCCGGGTTCGCCGGCTACATGGCCGCGCTGCTGCTGACCCTGGCCGTCATGTTCGGCCTGGGCAACGTCATGGACCTGGGCTGGGCGGCACTCATCGTCGCGGTGATCTGGGCGATCGCCGCAGGCGTGCTGTTCGTGACCGGACGCAACCGGATGCGCGAGGTCAACCCCAAGCCCGAGCAGACCATCGAGACGCTCAAGGAGGACGCGCAATGGGCACGCGACCTGAGGAAGTGA
- a CDS encoding AfsR/SARP family transcriptional regulator has product MSDAELRFSVLGPVRAWRGATELDVGSPQQRLVLAVLLLARGRAVSHDQLLDALWGERPPRSAMGTLRTYVSRLRAALGADTVTSVGNGYAMPAATCDATASEELARAGRPAEALALWQGEPLAGLDGGYALAQRAHLAERRLVLLERRLAEDVEAGRPAEVVAELTALCAAHPTRERLAGLLMLALYRSGRQAEAIGVFTDTRKLLAEELGLDPSPELGELHRRIITADPGLGADPAGARPAVDPAPVPRQLPADMPDFTGRGPDIERVTRALAAGNGSALVISAVAGAGGMGKTTLAVHVAHRLAAGYPDGQLFADLQGAGPRSLEPGAVLGAFLRCLGVDAGAVPDSLEERAALYRSVLAGRRVLVLLDNAASPAQVRPLLPGAAGCAVLVTGRARLAGLAGAHHLDLAAMPSDEALALLARIVGEARVAAEWDEARELMKACGYLPLAIRIVASRLAARPGWSLARMRDRMADERRRLAELRVDDLAVEATFRLGYDQLDVAHAAAFRLLSAPNTPELSAAAAAAVLDLPEAEAEELCEGLVDVHLMDSPAPGRYRHHDLLKLFARARLDAEDGEQARRAALDRLLGFHIAGMAWIVAAMYPGDPLLGWIRRTTRPGPAFAGLDAALEWGAAEERNMLGLLHQIAGTPGGALLDAVSLLDMMSLVFDFESDTLGYEQAVDRLIAAASSRGDRAAETYARRKRGEILYARKAGEEAIAEVEAVRRLDPGHEFAVEHACAINVHAMIAHDRRQWDEAIALYHEAIGLWRGHGHRSYEAVGLGNLALALGEAGRGGEAVEVGEAAVAITRELGGGRPNPQISYQLAVALARAGRHEEALARFAEGRAEFQRLKQHTWDGITLRRMADTCLAMGRPRQAVDHAEEALAILVDPDQSWIRGKALTVLGQALAELGRPSRARACLTEALALLSRQDLPDADDVRALLAAAVPEEAGVP; this is encoded by the coding sequence ATGAGTGATGCTGAGCTGCGCTTCTCGGTGCTGGGGCCGGTCCGCGCCTGGCGCGGCGCGACCGAGCTGGACGTCGGCTCGCCCCAGCAGCGGCTGGTCCTCGCGGTCCTGCTGCTGGCGCGCGGCCGGGCGGTCAGCCACGACCAGTTGCTCGACGCGCTGTGGGGGGAGCGGCCGCCGCGCTCGGCCATGGGCACCCTGCGCACGTACGTGTCCCGGCTGCGCGCCGCGCTCGGCGCGGACACCGTCACCTCGGTCGGCAACGGGTACGCCATGCCCGCCGCGACCTGCGACGCCACCGCCTCCGAAGAGCTGGCCAGGGCCGGCCGGCCCGCCGAGGCCCTGGCCCTGTGGCAGGGCGAGCCCCTGGCCGGGCTGGACGGCGGCTACGCGCTGGCGCAGCGGGCGCACCTGGCCGAGCGGCGGCTCGTCCTGCTGGAGCGGCGGCTCGCCGAGGACGTCGAGGCGGGCCGGCCCGCCGAGGTCGTCGCCGAGCTGACCGCGCTCTGCGCCGCCCACCCGACCAGGGAACGGCTGGCCGGGCTGCTCATGCTGGCGCTGTACCGCTCGGGCCGGCAGGCCGAGGCGATCGGGGTGTTCACCGACACCCGCAAGCTGCTGGCCGAGGAGCTGGGCCTGGACCCGTCGCCGGAGCTGGGGGAGCTGCACCGCCGGATCATCACCGCCGACCCCGGGCTCGGCGCGGACCCCGCGGGCGCGCGCCCGGCCGTGGACCCGGCGCCGGTGCCGCGCCAGCTCCCGGCCGACATGCCGGACTTCACCGGCAGGGGCCCCGACATCGAGCGCGTCACCCGGGCGCTGGCCGCCGGCAACGGCTCCGCGCTCGTCATCTCGGCCGTCGCGGGCGCGGGCGGCATGGGCAAGACGACGCTCGCCGTCCACGTCGCGCACCGGCTGGCCGCCGGCTACCCCGACGGGCAGCTCTTCGCGGACCTCCAGGGCGCCGGGCCCAGGTCGCTGGAGCCGGGGGCGGTGCTGGGCGCGTTCCTGCGCTGCCTCGGCGTGGACGCCGGCGCCGTCCCCGACAGCCTGGAGGAGCGGGCCGCGCTCTACCGGTCGGTGCTGGCCGGGCGGCGGGTTCTGGTGCTGCTGGACAACGCGGCGAGCCCGGCGCAGGTCCGGCCGCTGCTGCCGGGGGCGGCGGGCTGCGCCGTCCTGGTGACCGGGCGGGCCCGCCTCGCCGGGCTGGCCGGTGCGCACCACCTCGACCTCGCCGCCATGCCCTCGGACGAGGCGCTGGCCCTGCTGGCCAGGATCGTCGGCGAGGCGCGGGTGGCGGCCGAGTGGGACGAGGCCCGCGAGCTGATGAAGGCGTGCGGCTACCTGCCGCTGGCGATCAGGATCGTGGCCTCGCGGCTCGCGGCGCGGCCCGGCTGGAGCCTGGCCAGGATGCGCGACCGGATGGCCGACGAGCGCCGCCGCCTGGCCGAGCTGCGCGTGGACGACCTGGCCGTGGAGGCGACGTTCCGGCTCGGCTACGACCAGCTCGACGTGGCGCACGCGGCGGCGTTCCGGCTGCTGTCGGCCCCGAACACGCCCGAGCTGTCCGCCGCGGCCGCGGCCGCCGTGCTGGACCTGCCCGAGGCCGAGGCCGAGGAACTGTGCGAGGGCCTGGTCGACGTGCACCTGATGGACTCGCCCGCGCCCGGCCGCTACCGCCACCACGACCTGCTCAAGCTCTTCGCCCGCGCCCGGCTCGACGCCGAGGACGGCGAGCAGGCCCGGCGCGCGGCCCTCGACCGGCTGCTCGGCTTCCACATCGCCGGGATGGCGTGGATCGTCGCCGCGATGTACCCGGGCGACCCGCTGCTCGGCTGGATCCGCAGGACCACCCGCCCAGGACCGGCCTTCGCCGGCCTCGACGCCGCGCTCGAATGGGGCGCCGCCGAGGAGCGGAACATGCTCGGCCTGCTCCACCAGATCGCCGGGACGCCCGGCGGCGCGCTGCTCGACGCCGTGTCGCTGCTCGACATGATGTCCCTGGTCTTCGACTTCGAGTCCGACACCCTCGGCTACGAGCAGGCGGTGGACCGCCTCATCGCGGCGGCCAGCTCGCGCGGCGACCGGGCGGCCGAGACCTACGCCCGGCGCAAGCGCGGCGAGATCCTCTACGCCCGCAAGGCCGGCGAGGAGGCGATCGCCGAGGTCGAGGCCGTCCGGCGGCTGGATCCCGGCCACGAGTTCGCCGTCGAGCACGCCTGCGCGATCAACGTGCACGCCATGATCGCGCACGACCGGCGGCAGTGGGACGAGGCGATCGCCCTGTACCACGAGGCGATCGGGCTCTGGCGCGGCCACGGGCACCGCTCGTACGAGGCCGTCGGCCTCGGCAACCTGGCGCTCGCGCTGGGCGAGGCCGGCCGGGGCGGCGAGGCCGTCGAGGTCGGGGAGGCGGCCGTCGCCATCACCCGCGAGCTGGGCGGCGGCCGGCCCAACCCGCAGATCTCCTACCAGCTCGCCGTCGCGCTGGCCAGGGCCGGACGGCACGAGGAGGCGCTGGCGCGCTTCGCGGAGGGACGCGCGGAGTTCCAGCGGCTCAAGCAGCACACCTGGGACGGCATCACGCTGCGCCGGATGGCCGACACCTGTCTCGCCATGGGCCGGCCGCGGCAGGCCGTGGACCACGCCGAGGAGGCGCTGGCCATCCTGGTGGACCCGGACCAGTCGTGGATCAGGGGCAAGGCCCTCACCGTGCTCGGCCAGGCGCTCGCCGAGCTGGGCCGGCCCAGCCGGGCCCGCGCCTGCCTCACCGAGGCGCTGGCGCTGCTCAGCCGGCAGGACCTGCCGGACGCCGACGACGTGCGCGCCCTGCTGGCCGCCGCCGTCCCGGAGGAGGCGGGCGTGCCCTAG
- a CDS encoding 4a-hydroxytetrahydrobiopterin dehydratase produces the protein MAEALLTDEEIDTAMAALEGWRRDGDALVKDVPVTPDSHGWLTEAVMNEADVLDHHPDIEHTGQGMRFRLSTHSAGGVTARDVELAARIDHVLDGAAPDRG, from the coding sequence ATGGCCGAGGCACTGCTGACCGACGAGGAGATCGACACCGCGATGGCGGCGCTGGAGGGCTGGCGGCGCGACGGCGACGCCCTGGTCAAGGACGTGCCGGTGACCCCCGACAGCCACGGCTGGCTGACCGAGGCGGTGATGAACGAGGCCGACGTGCTCGACCACCATCCCGACATCGAGCACACCGGCCAGGGCATGCGCTTCCGGCTGTCCACCCACAGCGCGGGCGGGGTGACGGCCCGTGACGTGGAGCTCGCCGCCCGCATCGACCACGTCCTCGACGGCGCCGCCCCCGACCGCGGCTGA
- a CDS encoding YciI family protein — protein sequence MKYMLMINSAATEPEPGAFPAEGCEVSDWMAYDKAVKEAGIFVAGNSLADLTTATTVRVGPGGERTVTDGPFAETREVLGGYYVIDVPDLDVALDWAARCPGARGGGSIVVRPVAEF from the coding sequence ATGAAGTACATGCTGATGATCAACAGTGCCGCCACCGAGCCCGAGCCCGGCGCGTTCCCCGCCGAGGGGTGCGAGGTGTCGGACTGGATGGCCTACGACAAGGCCGTCAAGGAGGCGGGGATCTTCGTCGCCGGCAACTCGCTGGCGGACCTGACCACCGCGACCACGGTCCGCGTCGGGCCGGGCGGCGAGCGCACCGTCACGGACGGGCCGTTCGCCGAAACCCGGGAGGTCCTGGGCGGCTACTACGTCATCGACGTGCCCGACCTCGACGTGGCGCTCGACTGGGCGGCCCGCTGCCCGGGGGCGCGCGGCGGCGGCTCGATCGTGGTCCGCCCGGTGGCCGAGTTCTAG